The Strix uralensis isolate ZFMK-TIS-50842 chromosome 5, bStrUra1, whole genome shotgun sequence genome segment GCCACAAAACAAATTTAGCTCCATAACAAAAGGCTGCATGCAAGAAACAGTACCAAAGCACTTTTCTAAACAAAGTAACACAACTCTTTTCTGGCTGTGTGGGTGGCTCTGAAAAGAGCCTTTGGGTTACAATGTCGTGAAAAATCTAAGCAGCTTTGCTCGCTAAACTCATTTGCTTTTAGCCTTATGGCTCTCAGTCTTCttgggcagcagcacagcctggaTGTTGGGCAGCACCCCGCCCTGCGCGATGGTCACCTTGCCCAGCAGCTTGTTGAGCTCCTCATCGTTGCGGATGGCCAGCTGCAGGTGGCGGGGGATGATGCGCGTCTTCTTGTTGTCGCGGGCCGCGTTGCCCGCCAGCTCCAGGATCTCGGCCGTCAGGTACTCCAGCACGGCCGCCATGTAGACGGGAGCTCCAGCCCCCACCCGCTCCGCGTAGTTACCTTTCCGGAGGAGGCGGTGAACACGGCCCACGGGGAACTGCAGCCCGGCCCGCGAT includes the following:
- the LOC141944404 gene encoding histone H2A.J translates to MSGRGKQGGKVRAKAKSRSSRAGLQFPVGRVHRLLRKGNYAERVGAGAPVYMAAVLEYLTAEILELAGNAARDNKKTRIIPRHLQLAIRNDEELNKLLGKVTIAQGGVLPNIQAVLLPKKTESHKAKSK